From a single Streptomyces liliifuscus genomic region:
- a CDS encoding globin domain-containing protein, with product MDAPTTTSADNGTSGGSGGGGWFTPHKPPEPPAGGEQDAPEGRRLAALRPVGRPATGTDATTRQRIPQTGETVPDTERADTGATETLGRHAGSPEGGHVYSDPIGAGSVPADAPHTEAPRADARHAAATHAGAAHAGPAPVGPTATPTTTYEATPASQAHTAPRAHTGPPAPPGPDQAPRVPDQRSAPVPAAAVAVPAPAQAASPDAVLIRRTMAEVGPVADKVTSYFYALLFVRHPELRQLFPAAMDTQRDRLLRALLTAAEHIDNTEVLVAYLKNLGRGHRKYGTRPEHYPAVGECLIGSLSRFAASVWDGETEAAWVRAYTTISQVMIDAAAADELRAPAWWHGEVISHDLRTPDVAVITVRPDQPYPFLAGQYASLETPWWPRIWRHYSFASAPRSDGLLSFHVKAIPAGWVSNALVHRARPGDVVRLGPPAGSMTVDHTTDSGLLCLGGGTGIAPIKALVEDVAEHGERRPVEVFYGARTDHDLYDIDTMLRLQQSHPWLAVRPIVDQHGHLNLPDAVREYGPWNEYDAYLSGPPGMIRSGVDALRDIGIPSERIRHDAVEELVVTGD from the coding sequence ATGGACGCTCCGACCACCACGTCGGCCGACAACGGCACTTCAGGGGGTAGTGGCGGGGGCGGCTGGTTCACGCCGCACAAGCCGCCGGAGCCGCCCGCGGGCGGCGAGCAGGACGCGCCCGAGGGCCGCCGCTTGGCCGCGTTGCGCCCCGTCGGCAGGCCCGCGACGGGCACCGACGCCACGACGCGGCAACGAATACCCCAGACCGGCGAGACCGTCCCCGACACCGAACGAGCCGACACCGGAGCCACGGAGACGCTCGGCCGCCACGCGGGCTCCCCTGAGGGCGGCCACGTCTACAGCGACCCCATCGGCGCCGGGTCCGTGCCTGCCGACGCTCCTCATACCGAGGCTCCCCGTGCCGACGCCCGCCACGCCGCCGCCACCCACGCCGGGGCCGCCCATGCCGGACCCGCTCCCGTCGGGCCGACCGCGACGCCGACCACGACGTACGAGGCGACACCCGCCTCCCAGGCCCACACCGCCCCCCGGGCCCACACTGGTCCTCCCGCCCCACCCGGGCCCGACCAAGCGCCCCGCGTTCCCGACCAGCGCTCCGCCCCTGTCCCTGCCGCCGCCGTGGCCGTTCCTGCCCCCGCGCAGGCCGCCTCCCCCGACGCCGTCCTCATCCGCCGGACCATGGCCGAGGTGGGCCCCGTAGCCGACAAGGTCACCTCGTACTTCTACGCCCTGCTCTTCGTGCGGCACCCGGAGCTGCGCCAGCTCTTCCCCGCCGCGATGGACACTCAGCGGGACCGGCTCCTGCGGGCACTGCTGACCGCGGCCGAGCACATCGACAACACCGAGGTCCTGGTCGCGTATCTCAAGAACCTCGGTCGTGGCCACCGCAAGTACGGCACCCGCCCCGAGCACTACCCGGCCGTCGGCGAGTGCCTGATCGGCTCGCTCAGCCGGTTCGCCGCGTCGGTCTGGGACGGGGAGACCGAGGCTGCCTGGGTGCGGGCGTACACGACGATCTCCCAGGTCATGATCGACGCCGCGGCCGCGGACGAGCTGCGGGCCCCGGCCTGGTGGCACGGCGAGGTGATCTCGCACGACCTCAGGACCCCGGACGTCGCCGTCATCACGGTCCGCCCCGACCAGCCGTACCCATTCCTCGCCGGGCAGTACGCGAGCCTGGAGACCCCTTGGTGGCCGCGGATCTGGCGGCACTACTCGTTCGCCTCGGCGCCCCGCTCCGACGGACTTCTGTCGTTCCATGTGAAGGCGATTCCGGCGGGCTGGGTCTCCAACGCGCTGGTGCACCGCGCCCGCCCGGGCGACGTCGTGCGGCTCGGCCCCCCGGCCGGCTCGATGACGGTCGACCACACCACCGACAGCGGCCTGCTCTGCCTGGGCGGCGGCACCGGCATAGCGCCGATAAAAGCCCTGGTCGAGGATGTCGCCGAGCACGGCGAGCGGCGCCCGGTCGAGGTGTTCTACGGAGCACGCACCGATCACGACCTGTACGACATCGACACGATGCTCCGGCTCCAGCAGAGCCACCCCTGGCTCGCGGTGCGCCCGATAGTCGATCAGCACGGGCATCTGAACCTCCCCGA
- a CDS encoding HAD family hydrolase — MARLHLFDLDGTLLHGTSAPVEISRQLGLEAETVALDEAIAAGLIGPPEYATQVHALWRDLTEAHVATAFASAPWLEGIQDVWAEIRGSGDYCAVVSLSPSFFVERLTSWGAHAAYGSRFPAVPFTEPVDPVGVLNAAAKVRIADRLCAEFGVERADCVAYGDSMSDRDLFGVVPVSVAVNADLHLEGLATHSYVGRDLRDAYELVRPAR; from the coding sequence ATGGCGAGACTTCATCTCTTCGATCTGGACGGGACCTTGCTGCACGGCACCTCGGCGCCCGTGGAGATCTCCCGGCAGCTGGGCCTGGAAGCCGAGACCGTGGCGCTCGACGAGGCGATCGCAGCGGGGCTCATAGGCCCGCCGGAGTACGCGACGCAGGTACACGCCCTCTGGAGAGATCTCACCGAGGCACATGTGGCGACCGCTTTCGCAAGCGCGCCGTGGTTGGAGGGCATCCAGGACGTCTGGGCGGAGATCAGGGGGAGCGGCGACTACTGCGCCGTCGTCTCGCTCTCACCCTCCTTCTTCGTCGAGCGGCTGACGAGCTGGGGCGCGCACGCGGCGTACGGATCACGCTTCCCCGCTGTGCCGTTCACCGAGCCGGTGGATCCTGTCGGGGTCCTGAACGCGGCGGCCAAGGTACGGATCGCGGACCGGCTCTGCGCGGAGTTCGGGGTGGAGAGAGCCGACTGCGTCGCGTACGGCGACTCGATGTCGGACAGGGACCTGTTCGGGGTGGTGCCGGTATCCGTCGCCGTCAATGCGGATCTGCATCTGGAAGGTCTTGCCACCCACTCCTATGTGGGGCGGGATCTGCGGGATGCCTATGAATTGGTGCGCCCTGCCCGGTAA
- a CDS encoding DUF2269 domain-containing protein — MKLSRPARRATLVVHVAASAGWLGLTLGLLALGITATTTGSAVTVEASVRAMKLFADWLLLPLAFLTLVSGLVLSLGTPWGLARHRWVYIKFWLTLATITATVFALRPGVGSAVTAVAAGGPLPDAGDVLFGPIVSLSAYLFMTVISVLKPWGLTRRGRRLRELKSIGQKSRGRKISSAARKSVDAERASQTA; from the coding sequence GTGAAACTAAGCCGCCCCGCACGCCGGGCCACCCTCGTCGTCCATGTAGCCGCCTCCGCGGGCTGGCTCGGGCTCACGCTCGGGCTGCTCGCTCTGGGGATCACCGCGACCACCACAGGGTCCGCGGTGACCGTGGAGGCCTCCGTCCGCGCCATGAAGCTGTTCGCCGACTGGCTCCTGCTCCCCCTCGCGTTCCTCACGCTCGTGAGCGGTCTGGTGCTGTCCCTGGGCACGCCCTGGGGGCTGGCGAGGCACCGCTGGGTCTACATCAAGTTCTGGCTGACCCTGGCCACGATTACCGCCACGGTCTTCGCACTGCGCCCTGGCGTCGGTTCCGCCGTCACGGCTGTAGCCGCAGGTGGCCCGCTGCCTGACGCCGGTGACGTGCTGTTCGGGCCGATCGTCTCGCTGTCGGCCTATCTCTTCATGACGGTGATCTCGGTCCTCAAGCCCTGGGGACTGACCCGACGCGGACGGAGGCTGCGTGAGCTGAAGTCCATCGGGCAGAAGTCGCGCGGGCGAAAGATCAGTTCGGCTGCCCGGAAATCGGTGGACGCCGAGCGGGCATCTCAGACAGCCTGA
- a CDS encoding GNAT family N-acetyltransferase, which yields MSTPSPAFQPIRRLTPRDLSACADLSENRGWPREEHKWGLLLTAGTGYGIDDPDGGLVTACVVTSYGPQDRPALAAIGMVLVAERHARQGVGRRLMRHVVSELGTTPVTLHATPYGRPLYEELGFKTTGRVEMVRGHFVPGGPESEVATRAATAEDLTAILRLDEEVFGTDRTHMITRLPAFADELRVAEENGRIIGYAAAWPNLDNHVVGPLIARDTETAKALIASLAARVDGPLRTDIDVRHEELLAWVKERGLASLSFNAVMTYGIAELPGDWTRRFAPLTVAAG from the coding sequence GTGTCGACTCCTTCCCCCGCCTTCCAGCCCATCCGCCGTCTGACGCCACGCGATCTCTCCGCCTGCGCCGATCTCTCCGAGAACCGCGGCTGGCCCCGCGAGGAACACAAGTGGGGCCTCCTGCTCACGGCCGGCACGGGTTACGGCATCGACGACCCCGACGGGGGCCTCGTCACCGCCTGCGTCGTGACCTCGTACGGACCCCAGGACCGCCCCGCCCTGGCCGCGATCGGCATGGTGCTGGTCGCCGAGCGGCACGCCCGCCAGGGCGTCGGACGCAGGCTGATGCGGCACGTCGTCTCCGAGCTGGGCACCACACCGGTGACGCTGCACGCGACGCCGTACGGGCGCCCTCTCTACGAGGAGCTGGGGTTCAAGACCACCGGACGGGTCGAGATGGTCCGTGGTCACTTCGTCCCGGGCGGCCCGGAGTCCGAGGTCGCCACACGTGCGGCCACTGCCGAGGACCTCACCGCGATTCTCCGGCTCGACGAAGAGGTCTTCGGTACCGACCGCACGCACATGATCACGCGCCTGCCCGCCTTCGCCGACGAGCTGCGTGTCGCCGAGGAGAACGGCCGGATCATCGGATACGCGGCCGCCTGGCCCAACCTCGACAACCATGTCGTGGGTCCGCTGATCGCCCGGGACACGGAGACGGCCAAGGCCCTCATCGCTTCGCTGGCCGCCCGCGTCGACGGGCCTCTGCGCACCGATATCGACGTACGGCACGAGGAGTTGCTGGCGTGGGTGAAGGAACGCGGACTCGCTTCCCTGAGTTTCAACGCCGTCATGACGTACGGCATCGCGGAGTTGCCGGGCGACTGGACGCGACGGTTCGCTCCGCTCACGGTGGCGGCGGGCTGA
- a CDS encoding GlcG/HbpS family heme-binding protein, with product MSTTTVTPLTIQDAEALVTAARRAAEAADVTVSVTVLDAGGHLLAFRRDDRAVLISGETSTRKAYTALQLDAPTADLVDAVQPGGLFHTLPTALDRPLLFIAGGVPVHRDGRLIGAIGVGGGAPEQDHAFATAALKTLA from the coding sequence ATGAGCACCACCACCGTCACCCCGCTGACCATCCAGGACGCCGAGGCTCTCGTCACGGCCGCCCGCCGTGCCGCGGAAGCCGCCGACGTCACGGTCAGCGTCACCGTCCTCGACGCGGGCGGCCACCTCCTCGCTTTCCGGCGCGACGACCGAGCCGTACTGATCTCCGGTGAGACCAGCACCCGCAAGGCCTACACGGCACTGCAGCTGGACGCTCCCACCGCCGACCTCGTCGACGCCGTGCAGCCGGGTGGCCTCTTCCACACGCTGCCCACCGCCCTCGACCGTCCGCTGCTCTTCATCGCGGGCGGTGTCCCGGTCCACCGCGACGGCCGTCTGATCGGCGCGATCGGAGTCGGCGGCGGCGCGCCGGAGCAGGACCACGCCTTCGCCACCGCCGCGCTGAAGACCCTCGCCTAG
- a CDS encoding MFS transporter, translating into MPLALLALAIGAFGIGTTEFVIMGLLPEVAGDFGVSIPTAGFLVTGYALGVMFGAPLMTVLGTKVSRKRMLMLLMGLFIVGNLLSAVAPDFSVMLIGRVVASLAHGAFFGIGAVVAADLVAPDKKAGAISMMFTGLTVANVVGVPLGTLIGQSAGWRVTFTIVAALGVLGLAGIAKLVPDMPKQEGVRLRHELAAFKNVQVLLAMAMTVLGFGGVFAAITYIAPMMTNVGGFADGSVTWLLVLFGLGMVGGNLVGGKFADRALMPMLYVSLGALAVVLALFTLTAHNKIAAAVTITLIGALGFATVPPLQKRVLDQAHGAPTLASAVNIGAFNLGNALSAWLGGLVIAAGLGYTAPNWVGAVLAAAALVLAVLSAALERRTDAADTGDGLVVTGAVAAESTQQKAAVHH; encoded by the coding sequence ATGCCTCTCGCGCTTCTTGCCCTCGCGATCGGGGCCTTCGGAATCGGAACCACCGAGTTCGTGATCATGGGCTTGCTGCCCGAGGTCGCCGGTGACTTCGGTGTCTCCATCCCCACCGCGGGCTTCCTCGTGACCGGCTACGCGCTCGGCGTCATGTTCGGTGCGCCGCTCATGACCGTCCTCGGTACCAAGGTGTCCCGCAAGCGGATGCTGATGCTCCTGATGGGGCTCTTCATCGTCGGCAACCTGCTCTCCGCCGTCGCTCCCGACTTCTCCGTGATGCTGATCGGCCGCGTGGTCGCCTCGCTCGCGCACGGTGCCTTCTTCGGCATCGGTGCCGTCGTCGCCGCAGACCTCGTCGCGCCCGACAAGAAGGCCGGCGCCATCTCGATGATGTTCACGGGCCTCACTGTCGCCAACGTCGTCGGCGTACCGCTGGGCACCCTCATCGGTCAGTCCGCCGGCTGGCGCGTGACGTTCACGATCGTCGCCGCCCTGGGCGTCCTCGGCCTGGCGGGCATCGCCAAGCTCGTCCCCGACATGCCCAAGCAGGAAGGCGTGCGCCTGCGCCACGAACTGGCCGCGTTCAAGAACGTCCAGGTGCTGCTCGCGATGGCGATGACCGTCCTCGGCTTCGGCGGAGTCTTCGCGGCGATCACCTACATCGCGCCGATGATGACGAACGTGGGCGGCTTCGCCGACGGCTCCGTCACCTGGCTGCTCGTCCTCTTCGGCCTCGGCATGGTCGGTGGCAACCTCGTCGGCGGCAAGTTCGCCGACCGCGCCCTGATGCCGATGCTGTACGTCTCCCTGGGCGCCCTCGCGGTCGTGCTCGCCCTCTTCACGCTCACCGCGCACAACAAGATCGCGGCGGCCGTGACCATCACGCTGATCGGTGCCCTCGGGTTCGCCACCGTGCCGCCGCTCCAGAAGCGGGTGCTGGACCAGGCGCACGGCGCCCCGACGCTCGCCTCCGCAGTGAACATCGGCGCCTTCAACCTCGGCAACGCCCTCTCCGCCTGGCTCGGCGGCCTCGTGATCGCGGCCGGCCTCGGCTACACCGCCCCCAACTGGGTCGGCGCCGTCCTCGCCGCCGCAGCACTCGTCCTCGCCGTCCTCTCGGCCGCTCTGGAGCGCCGGACCGACGCCGCCGACACCGGCGACGGCCTGGTCGTCACCGGGGCAGTGGCGGCGGAGTCCACGCAGCAGAAGGCCGCTGTTCACCACTGA
- a CDS encoding MarR family winged helix-turn-helix transcriptional regulator, with the protein MTATDPALTALAQGWCALSLLHGRIEAHIERALQTKHDLSVREYSLLDVLSRQHDGDGGHLQMKQVADAVVLSQSATTRLVTRLEDRRLLSRYLCPTDRRGIYTNVSEAGLKLLAEARPTNDSALREALDAAAMNPELAPLVRVVESASVPTPA; encoded by the coding sequence ATGACAGCGACGGACCCCGCGCTCACCGCCCTCGCCCAGGGCTGGTGCGCCCTCTCTCTCCTGCACGGGAGGATCGAGGCGCACATCGAACGGGCCCTGCAGACCAAGCACGACCTGAGCGTGCGCGAGTACTCGCTCCTGGACGTCCTCAGCCGTCAGCACGACGGCGACGGCGGTCATCTCCAGATGAAGCAGGTCGCCGACGCGGTCGTCCTGAGCCAGAGCGCGACCACACGGCTGGTGACCCGCCTGGAGGACCGCAGGCTGCTCTCGCGCTACCTGTGCCCGACCGATCGCCGCGGCATCTACACGAACGTCAGCGAGGCGGGCCTCAAGCTCCTCGCCGAAGCCCGGCCCACCAATGACTCCGCCCTGCGCGAGGCACTCGACGCGGCGGCCATGAATCCCGAGCTGGCTCCACTGGTCCGCGTCGTCGAATCGGCGAGCGTGCCGACGCCCGCGTAG
- a CDS encoding GNAT family N-acetyltransferase, whose amino-acid sequence MGDLEIRPAVPDDVPAIVAMLADDPLGAQRESPDDLSPYLAALERLSDDPNQHLVVAVREGRVVGTLQLTIVPGLSRKGATRSIIEGVRVHADERGSGLGTRFIEWAIDRSRSEGCQLVQLTSDVSRTDAHRFYERLGFTASHVGFKLQL is encoded by the coding sequence ATGGGAGATCTTGAGATACGACCGGCTGTCCCGGACGACGTTCCTGCCATCGTCGCGATGCTCGCCGACGATCCTCTGGGAGCGCAGCGCGAGTCACCGGACGACCTGAGCCCCTATTTGGCCGCCCTGGAGCGCCTGAGCGACGATCCCAACCAGCACCTGGTCGTCGCCGTGCGCGAGGGCCGCGTCGTCGGCACGCTCCAACTCACGATCGTTCCGGGCCTCTCCCGCAAGGGTGCGACCCGCTCGATCATCGAAGGCGTACGCGTCCATGCCGACGAACGCGGCAGCGGCCTGGGCACCCGCTTCATCGAGTGGGCGATCGACCGCTCCCGAAGCGAGGGCTGCCAGTTGGTGCAACTGACCTCCGACGTCAGCCGCACCGACGCCCACCGGTTCTACGAACGGCTCGGCTTCACGGCATCCCACGTCGGGTTCAAGCTGCAGCTCTGA
- a CDS encoding serine hydrolase domain-containing protein → MTTPVEELLPATRRALLHRIATAQTEGRAPSLVAAVVRDGETVWHGSRTSVDGHGPDENVQYRIGSITKTFTAVLVLRLRDEGALDLGDLLEKHLPGTGAGEATIAELLAHTSGLAAESPSPWWERTPGSLRPELADVLGEQPHRHPVGRRFHYSNPGYTLLGALVEELRGVPWEEALRNEVLEPLGLNRTGAEPQAPHAGGWAVHPWADVMLPEPVEDLGRMAPAGQLWSTTGDLARFAVFLAKGDDRVLSAESVREMRTPAAPAEAEEVAAGSAYGLGMQVQYRDGRMLVGHSGSLPGFVAGLMISVEDDLAAVVLANCTSGPPVFTVAADLVRIVAEAEPRIPEPWRPLPEADRSELELAGPWYWGTHAFALRLTADGGVSLGPLTGNGRRSRFRANGDGTWTGLDGYYAGEALRAVQRPDGSVGHLDLGSFVFTRQPYEEGASVPGGVDAEGWRGIR, encoded by the coding sequence ATGACGACACCTGTGGAAGAACTGCTTCCCGCCACGCGCCGGGCCCTCCTGCACCGAATCGCCACCGCTCAGACCGAAGGGCGGGCGCCGTCGCTGGTGGCGGCGGTCGTCCGGGATGGAGAGACGGTGTGGCACGGTTCCCGCACGTCGGTGGACGGGCACGGGCCGGACGAGAACGTGCAGTACAGGATCGGTTCGATCACCAAGACGTTCACCGCCGTCCTGGTGCTGCGGCTGCGCGACGAAGGCGCCCTGGACCTGGGGGATCTGCTGGAGAAGCATCTTCCGGGCACCGGCGCGGGGGAGGCGACGATCGCCGAACTCCTCGCGCACACAAGCGGATTGGCTGCCGAATCGCCCTCCCCCTGGTGGGAGCGCACCCCCGGCTCGCTGCGTCCCGAGCTCGCCGACGTACTGGGCGAACAGCCGCACCGGCATCCCGTCGGACGACGGTTCCACTACTCGAATCCCGGCTATACGTTGCTGGGCGCGCTGGTGGAGGAACTGAGGGGCGTTCCGTGGGAGGAGGCCCTACGGAACGAGGTGCTCGAACCGCTGGGGTTGAACCGCACGGGTGCGGAGCCCCAAGCACCGCACGCCGGCGGCTGGGCCGTGCATCCCTGGGCGGACGTGATGCTGCCCGAGCCCGTCGAGGACCTGGGCCGGATGGCACCGGCCGGTCAACTCTGGTCGACCACGGGCGACTTGGCGCGCTTCGCGGTCTTCCTGGCCAAGGGCGACGACCGGGTTCTGAGCGCCGAGTCCGTACGGGAGATGCGTACGCCCGCCGCGCCGGCCGAAGCCGAAGAGGTGGCGGCCGGCAGCGCGTACGGCCTCGGTATGCAGGTCCAGTACCGGGACGGCCGGATGCTGGTGGGGCACTCCGGCTCCCTCCCCGGCTTTGTTGCCGGTCTCATGATCAGCGTCGAGGACGACCTGGCCGCCGTCGTGCTCGCCAACTGCACCTCCGGTCCGCCGGTGTTCACGGTCGCCGCCGATCTCGTACGTATCGTCGCCGAGGCCGAGCCCCGGATCCCCGAGCCGTGGCGGCCGCTGCCCGAGGCCGACCGTTCCGAACTGGAGTTGGCAGGGCCGTGGTACTGGGGAACGCACGCCTTCGCGCTGCGCCTTACGGCCGACGGGGGTGTTTCGCTGGGGCCGCTGACCGGCAACGGCCGGCGTTCGCGCTTCCGGGCCAACGGAGACGGGACCTGGACGGGACTCGACGGCTACTACGCGGGCGAGGCCCTGAGGGCCGTACAGCGCCCCGACGGGTCGGTCGGCCACCTGGACCTCGGGTCGTTCGTGTTCACGCGGCAGCCGTACGAGGAGGGGGCTTCCGTGCCGGGTGGCGTGGATGCTGAGGGGTGGCGCGGGATCCGTTAG
- a CDS encoding class I SAM-dependent methyltransferase translates to MDAQFWDEMYRSRDQVFSGDPNGVLVTEVTDLPPGQALDVGCGEGGDALWLALHGWQVTAVDISATALQRAATAAAAADVEGRVAWTRADLNITPPPADAFDLVSVQYFPLALQPDHTALRGLLNAVAPGGTLLFASHDLADLSPRPEQGFDPGDYYQPGDIAGLLDRDWTVLINETRPRTAPAPAGTHHTHDTVLRAQRLR, encoded by the coding sequence ATGGACGCACAGTTCTGGGACGAGATGTATCGCAGCCGCGATCAGGTGTTCAGCGGTGACCCCAACGGAGTGCTCGTCACAGAGGTCACCGACCTGCCGCCGGGGCAGGCGCTCGATGTCGGGTGCGGTGAAGGCGGCGACGCCCTCTGGCTGGCCCTACACGGCTGGCAGGTCACCGCGGTCGACATCTCGGCCACCGCCCTTCAGCGCGCCGCCACCGCTGCCGCTGCAGCGGACGTCGAGGGCCGTGTGGCCTGGACACGGGCCGACCTGAACATCACGCCACCCCCGGCCGACGCGTTCGACCTGGTGTCCGTCCAATACTTCCCGCTCGCACTCCAGCCGGACCACACCGCGCTGCGCGGCCTGCTGAACGCCGTCGCACCCGGCGGCACCCTGCTCTTCGCCAGCCACGATCTCGCCGACCTCTCCCCACGCCCGGAGCAGGGCTTCGACCCCGGCGACTACTACCAGCCCGGCGACATCGCCGGACTCCTCGACCGCGACTGGACCGTCCTGATCAACGAAACCCGCCCACGAACCGCTCCCGCACCCGCCGGCACGCACCACACCCACGACACCGTCCTGCGCGCGCAACGCTTGCGGTGA
- a CDS encoding helix-turn-helix domain-containing protein, whose protein sequence is MSDEFDTVLAAVGPRLRELRRRSGATLTALSETTGIPVSTLSRLESGHRKPGLELLLPLAKAYQMPLDELVGAADRLDPRVYPQPFTRNGMTVIPLTRKPGGLQAFKQILPAGPTDREPDPRSHEGYHWLYVLNGRLRLVLADQDLVLTTGEVAEFDTHLPHWFGNADERPVEFLSILGPQGERFHIRARYRRD, encoded by the coding sequence ATGAGCGACGAGTTCGACACCGTGCTGGCCGCGGTCGGGCCGCGGCTGCGCGAGTTGCGGCGCCGCAGTGGGGCCACCCTGACCGCCCTGTCGGAGACCACCGGTATTCCGGTCAGCACCCTGTCCCGGCTGGAGTCCGGGCATCGCAAGCCCGGCTTGGAACTGCTGTTGCCCCTGGCCAAGGCCTATCAGATGCCGCTCGACGAACTCGTCGGCGCCGCGGACCGCCTCGACCCCCGGGTTTACCCGCAGCCGTTCACCCGCAACGGCATGACCGTCATCCCGCTGACCCGCAAACCCGGCGGTCTGCAGGCGTTCAAACAGATCCTCCCCGCGGGCCCGACCGACCGCGAACCCGATCCCCGCTCGCACGAGGGGTACCACTGGCTGTACGTCCTCAACGGACGACTGCGCCTCGTACTCGCCGACCAGGACCTCGTCCTCACCACGGGCGAGGTCGCCGAATTCGACACCCACCTCCCGCACTGGTTCGGCAACGCCGACGAGCGGCCGGTGGAGTTCCTGAGCATCCTCGGCCCTCAGGGCGAGCGCTTCCACATCAGGGCCCGTTACCGACGCGACTGA
- a CDS encoding dihydrofolate reductase family protein, with protein MRKLIYGMNLSLDGYIAAPGDDIGWSMPSDELFQFWSDQLQATDVTLYGRKLWQTMSSYWPTGDQQPGATPAHIEFARRWQGMSKVVFSSTIDKVDWNTRLVTDDAVAEITRLKAEDGGPMDIGGATLAGAAMRAGLIDEYVLATAPVLVGGGTPFFTALDNWVNLNLVETRTLPGGVILNRYETRR; from the coding sequence ATGCGGAAACTGATCTACGGCATGAACCTGTCCCTGGACGGCTACATCGCCGCGCCCGGCGACGACATCGGCTGGAGCATGCCGAGCGACGAGCTGTTCCAGTTCTGGTCCGACCAGTTGCAGGCGACCGACGTGACGCTGTACGGGCGCAAGCTGTGGCAGACGATGAGCTCCTACTGGCCGACCGGCGACCAGCAGCCGGGCGCCACCCCGGCGCACATCGAGTTCGCGCGCCGCTGGCAGGGCATGTCGAAGGTGGTGTTCTCCTCGACGATCGACAAGGTCGACTGGAACACCCGCCTGGTCACCGACGACGCGGTCGCCGAGATCACCCGGCTCAAGGCCGAGGACGGCGGCCCGATGGACATCGGCGGCGCGACGCTCGCCGGGGCGGCCATGCGGGCCGGGCTGATCGACGAGTACGTGCTGGCCACCGCACCGGTCCTGGTGGGCGGCGGCACGCCGTTCTTCACCGCGCTGGACAACTGGGTGAACCTGAACCTGGTGGAGACACGGACGTTGCCCGGCGGCGTGATCCTGAACAGGTACGAGACGAGGCGCTGA